From Mucilaginibacter gotjawali:
TTTCAATTTCTTTCGTCACAACACAACCTTCAGTAAGTACCCTTTTGATATCATCAATAATGGTTTCAAATTTGATATTTGTTGAAATATTGCTCAATGGCCTGCCAATATCTGATTCAAGCAGGTTGATCTGCTTTACCGTACCGGGCGAAAATTTCATCAGCAGCAAATCATTGTCAATAAATAACTGGCCGTTGATGTTACTCCTGAAATAATTATTCAAATCATCATTTATTTCAACCAGCTCCTTGTTTTTTAATTGATAGTCTGAATTGATAGTATGCAGTTCTTCGTTAACCGATTGCATCTCCTCGTTGGTGCTTTGCATCTCTTCATTTGCAGAGATCAGCTCTTCATTAAAGGATTGCACGTTTTCATTATAGGCATCGAGTTTTTCATTGGAAGAGCTGAGTTTTTCTTTAAGTTCTTTTACCTCTTCTTCAAGGTCGATGACATATTGATTAAGGTAGATCTTTTCATCAAGCGGGCCGTCGTTTTGCAGTGTTACTATTGATTTATCCCGGGTAAAGGTTACTAACAATAGTTTCCCCTCTCCCTTTACTGCCAAAGGGCTAACCGATAGGTTTAAGCGGGTAATCAACTGGCCCTGTTTAATTTTTATCCCTTTGCGGCTGGCTTTTTGGTTGGTTTGTATAGCTTTTTTACCCAGGGTGCTGAAAGCAACAGCAAGGGGTTTGGGTAATAACTCAGTAAGGTTTGATACGAAATGTTTTTGAATTAAATATTTTGTAGCATCACCATATGATTTAACAACATGATTGTTTTCATCAACACAAACAGCAAAATAATCCAGGGCGTCCGCCAGGCTTTCGTGCATTGCTTCTATGACCGGATTAGTGTTTTTAGGTGTTGTTTCCGGCGAAAACCGGGGCGGGGGGTGCTTGGTATCCAGCAGGTCGGGCATTGAAAATGCGTCGAAATTAATGCCTTTTTTTGTTTCCAGGTTTTTATATATTTTCCATTTTTTACTAACCACTTCCAGGTTTTTAATAATGGGCATAGGGTTTTCGCTGGAGCCTAAAAACAGGTAGCCGTCTCTTTTTAGCCCAAACAGCAGCATTGCAAATATCTTTTTTTGCAAAACCGGCGCCATGTAGATCAGCAGGTTTCGGCAACTGATCAAATGCATATTGCAATAAGGCGGGTTTTTCACCAGGTCGTGCTGCGCGAAGATCAGCATCTTGCGAATGGCCGGGCTTACCCGGTAATTGTCTCCTTCTTTTAAAAAATATTTTTCAAGCCGCTCAGGCGATACGCTTTTTAAAATACGCGCATTATAAACGCCCTTGCCGGCGCGAACCAGTGCAACGCTATCTATATCCGTAGCGAAAATTTTTACGATCGTATCTTCCAGCCTGCCGGCCAATTGTTCCGCTAATAGTATAGCCATTGAATATGCTTCCTCGCCGGTGGCACAACCCGCAATCCACATTTTCAACTCTTCATCCGGTGATAAACTTTTGATGATGTCAGGCAGTACCCGGGTTTGCAAAAACTCGAATGCGTCTTTGTCACGGAAAAAAGAAGTAACGCTTATCAGGAATTCCTTGGCAAGGGCGTTTACTTCTTCCGGTGTCACTTTCAGGTAATTAAGGTAACTTTCAAGTGTTGTGAAATTACCGTAGGAGGCCCTGCGCCTGGTTCTTCTTAATATAGTTGCTTGTTTATAATCTGAAAAATCATGTGGCGATTTTTCTTTGATCAGCTCGATGATCGCTTCTAAATTCTTTTCATCATTCCGGTGATCGGTAACCAGTTCTCCTTCGTGTTTTACATATTCTTCAATGGCGTCGGGCATTAATGCGGGCTCTAAAATAAAATCTACCAGGCCGGTAGCAATGGCATGCGAAGGCATGCTGCCAAACTCCGAAGTTTCGGGGTCACGTGCAATTGCCATGCCGCCTGCTTTTTTAATCGCTTTAATTCCTTCAGTCCCGTCAGAACCCAGGCCGGATAAAACTACGCCAATGGCTTTTTTGCCGAAATCTATGGCAAGTGAATTAAAAAATTTATTGATCGTCAGGTGAGGGCCCTTAATATTTACTTTATCGGTTAAAAAAAGGGTTCCTTTGCGTATTGTCATAAACTTATCGCTGGGGATGAGATAAACCTGGTTTGACTTTACGGCCATGCCATTTTCGGCTTGTTCTACAATAAGTTTACTGTGCCTGGCCAATAACTCAACCATCCGGCTTTTAAAATCGGGCGAAAGATGCTGGATAATGACGTAAGATACCCCATCTAAAGGCGTGTGATCAAAAAATGAAATAATCTCTTCCATTCCTCCGGCGGATGCGCCAATTGCAATAATATGATGGGGGGTAATAATTGGCATACAAAGTTTTAAAAAGTCAGGCAGTGGATTCAGAAAAAAATTCTGAAAGGGTAGGAACTATTATCAAATATATAACAATTTTTTTCAGGAAAAGCAAACCGATACGTATTACCGCCTGTATTTTATAGCGATAGGTTGTAGAAGTGCATAAATAACACGTTAACAATAAAAAAGTTTCAATTATATGTTAATATTCCCGCGCTGTATAAAACCTATAAAAGCTTTTTAAAATTTACAAATTGGTATTCATAAAACTTTATTTTAAACAGTTTTTATTACCATATTTGAAAATCTGATCCACGTCAGTTAATTAAAAATAAAAACCAATTTTTATGCAAGAATTAGATCCTGCCGTACTAAATAAGGTAAATTCATGGCTGCAAGGTAGCTATGACGCTGATGTTAAACAACAAATCCAAAAAATGCTCGATGAAGGCGCGTATACAGAATTAACCGATTCATTTTACCGCGACCTGGAGTTTGGAACCGGCGGCCTGCGCGGTACGATGGGCCCTGGCAGTAACCGGATCAATAAGTATACCATTGGCGCGGCCACACAGGGCCTGGCCAATTTCCTTAAAAAAACATATCCCGGCGAAAAGATCAAAGTGGCCATCGCACATGATAGCCGCAATAATGCAGATCTGTTTTCGCGTATCACTGCCGAAGTTTTCTCAGCAAATGATATTCATGTTTATTTCTTCAAGGCACTGCGCCCTACACCTGAACTTTCCTTCGCCGTCAGGCTGTTTGGCTGCAAAAGCGGTGTAATGTTAACTGCCTCACATAACCCCAAAGAATATAACGGCTATAAGGCATACGGCGACGACGGCGGCCAGTTTGTTTTTCCGGCAGATAAAGCGGTAATGGACGAAGTTGCTAAGATCAGCAGCATTGACGAGATTAAATTCACGCCCATTGAATCTAACATCGAAGAAATAGGGGAGGAAGTGGATCAGCTTTACCTGGATAAGATCACCGCCCTGTCGGTATCTCCTGAAGCAATTAAACGCCAAAAAGATCTGAAGATCGTTTACTCACCTATTCACGGTACCGGGATTACCCTGGTACCCCGGGCCCTGAAGCAATTCGGCTTTGAAAATGTGATCCTGGTGGAAGAACAGATCACTCCTGACGGCAATTTTCCGACGGTGGTTTATCCTAACCCGGAAGAAAAAGAAGCATTAACCCTGGCGCTAAAAAAAGCGCAGGAAGTGGATGCCGACCTGGTGCTGGCCACCGACCCGGACGCCGACCGTGTAGGTATCGCGGTAAAGAATACCAATAACGAATTCATATTGCTGAACGGCAACCAAACCGGCGCCATGCTGATCAATTACCTGCTGACCGCCTGGCAGGAAAAAGGTAAACTAACCGGAAAAGAATATATTGTTAAAACGATTGTTACCACCAACCTGATTGAGGCTATCGCTAAAGCTAAAAACGTTAAATACTATAACACCTTAACCGGCTTTAAATATATTGGCGAGCTGATGACCAAATTTGAAGGCAAACAAACCTTTATAGGCGGCGGCGAAGAAAGCTACGGTTATTTAATAGGAGAGCTGGTGAGGGATAAGGATGCCGTAGTTTCCAGCGCCTTTATTGCCGAAATGACTGCTTATTATAAAGACAAAGGCAGCAGCTTGTTTGGAGCGCTGATTGATACTTATATCGAATACGGTTTTTATAAAGAGAAACTGATCTCGATCACCAAAAAAGGAAAGACCGGCGCCGAAGAGATCAAAGAAATGATGGAGAAATTCCGTACCAACCCGCCAAAAACATTGGGTGGTTCAGCCGTCATTACGTTAAAGGATTACGAAAAAGGCATTGAAACTGATTTGGCGGCAGGAACTACCAGTAAGCTGCAGCTACCGGTTTCTGACGTATTACAGTTTATTACTGCCGATGGCAGCATCATTTCGGCGCGTCCTTCAGGAACGGAACCCAAAATCAAATTCTATTGCAGTGTGAACGGCAAACTGGCCAGCGCGGCAGCTTATGCTGAAACCGATAAACAACTGGATGCCAAGATAGACGGGATTATTAAAGACCTGGGGGTTTAAACAGCTTTTGTTGAAAATTAACAAATCCCGGGCATATTGTCAGGGATTTGTTGTTTATGGGCAATAAATTTGGGCGCCTGTTATAACTTATTTAAACTGATATAAAAAGTAGTGCCCCTGCCCGGCTCAGATTTTAAAGTAATAGTGCCGTTAAGCGCCTTTACCAGCTCTTTAACCGTTGATAAGCCAATGCCCGAACCTTTTTTGTTATACCGGTCGCTAAGCTTTAAGGTGAAATTATTGTTGAATATCTTTTCGTGGTATTCCATGGCTACACCAATGCCGTTATCCTCGATTTCAAAAAGGTAGTTATTTTTATCTTCACTAAACCTGATATTGATAACGCCTTGTTCCTTATCGTTATAGCGGATGGCATTTGTAAGTAAATTGATAAATATCTGGTCAATTGCGATGGATGAAATGTTCAGTTGCCGGTTTTCTGCAGGTACCTGTATCGTGAAATTGTCCGGAACGTTAATCATGCCAATCACTTTCCGCATCATTTCCGGCAGGTTTACTGTTTGTTTTTGGGTTAAAAGCAGCGAGGGCGATTTGGAATAAGCAATCATGTCATCCAGTAAAGCCATTAAGCATTTTGTTGAAGTAATGTTGAGGTCGATCAGCCTTTCGCAACTTTTGTCATCTATTTTCTTCAGGCGCATTTGTAATGCCTGTGCCGTAAGTAAAATACTGGTCATTGGGTTTTTAATATCATGAGCAGCCATGGCGGCAAATTTTTGGATAAACAGGTTCGAATCGATCAGCTCCTGGTGGATTTTTTCCAGCGCTATCACTTTTTTTCTCAATTCCAGTTTATCAACTATTTGTTTGGCAATTATTTTTAAAGCGGTAGTTTGGTCATTGGTCAGTTGTTTCTGATGCTGGTCTATCACGCAGAGTGATCCCAATGCAAACCCGTCTTCGTTTACTAAAGGTACTCCTGCATAAAAAGTCATTTGGGTATCACCGGTAACCAATGGGTTTTTCGCAAAACGTTCATCGTGGCGTGCATCCTCTACAATCAAAATATCAAGGTCAGACACAATAGTGGTTGCGCAAATAGAAAGTTCAATAGGCGTTTCTGTTTGTGTTATCCCCTTGCGTGATTTAAACCATTGTCTTTTATCATCAATTAAACTTATAAAAGCAATGGGCGTTTGGCAAATGGCTGAGGCCAGTACCGTTAAATCGTCAAAGTCTTTTTCTTCGGCAGTGTCTAAAATATTGTATGATTTAACTGCCGCTAGCCTGCCTTCTTCGTATGTAGTGGTTGAGGATGATAACATTAAATTTGATTGAAAGAGCAGTAGTAGTGAGAAATTAAAGATAATGTTTAAATAAGCGTATTGATTTTATATTATTTATTAATAATGATTATTATTTGACAGATACTCATCTAAAAAAATAAATCAATTGTTGACTATCTTGTGTTTAAATCGCTTTGTCCAGCTGCTGTTTAATTTTTGTAAGTAAAACGTCCAGGTCAAATGGTTTAGCCAAAAAATCATTCGGGGCGCCTTGATGTGATAATGCTCTTTCAAGATCATAATGGCCTGAAATTAATATAACCGGAAGATCACGCATCCCGTCATGATTTTTTATAGTCCTGCAGATCGTCAGGCCGTCAAGGCCGGCCAGCATCACATCCATTAAAACCAGCCCGGGATTGAATTCATTGATCGATTCAATTACTTTTTCACCGCTTGACAGGGCTTTAACTTCATAGCCATTGTCCTCAAGCAGTATGGCAAGCGTTTCAAGTAAACTGGTATCGTCATCAAGAATCAATATTTTTTGGCACATAATCAGACTATAGACTGGCAGAATAGCTTAACGCGGTGCCAAATTCAAATATTCGGTAGGAATTGTGGTAAGGTACGTAATAATAGACCCTGCCCGTGCATATATGCTTTTATATATTTAAAAAAATGGATAATGGAATGTTGGAAATTGCTTTTGCCGTATTTAATAAGTAATTATGTTTTTAAAATGTGGATTTTGTATCGCGCACCGAATAAAAATCAAACAAATGCCAACGCCTAAAATAACCCGCCGTTCGGCCCTTCAA
This genomic window contains:
- a CDS encoding chemotaxis protein CheB produces the protein MPIITPHHIIAIGASAGGMEEIISFFDHTPLDGVSYVIIQHLSPDFKSRMVELLARHSKLIVEQAENGMAVKSNQVYLIPSDKFMTIRKGTLFLTDKVNIKGPHLTINKFFNSLAIDFGKKAIGVVLSGLGSDGTEGIKAIKKAGGMAIARDPETSEFGSMPSHAIATGLVDFILEPALMPDAIEEYVKHEGELVTDHRNDEKNLEAIIELIKEKSPHDFSDYKQATILRRTRRRASYGNFTTLESYLNYLKVTPEEVNALAKEFLISVTSFFRDKDAFEFLQTRVLPDIIKSLSPDEELKMWIAGCATGEEAYSMAILLAEQLAGRLEDTIVKIFATDIDSVALVRAGKGVYNARILKSVSPERLEKYFLKEGDNYRVSPAIRKMLIFAQHDLVKNPPYCNMHLISCRNLLIYMAPVLQKKIFAMLLFGLKRDGYLFLGSSENPMPIIKNLEVVSKKWKIYKNLETKKGINFDAFSMPDLLDTKHPPPRFSPETTPKNTNPVIEAMHESLADALDYFAVCVDENNHVVKSYGDATKYLIQKHFVSNLTELLPKPLAVAFSTLGKKAIQTNQKASRKGIKIKQGQLITRLNLSVSPLAVKGEGKLLLVTFTRDKSIVTLQNDGPLDEKIYLNQYVIDLEEEVKELKEKLSSSNEKLDAYNENVQSFNEELISANEEMQSTNEEMQSVNEELHTINSDYQLKNKELVEINDDLNNYFRSNINGQLFIDNDLLLMKFSPGTVKQINLLESDIGRPLSNISTNIKFETIIDDIKRVLTEGCVVTKEIETNNGKWYQIMTMPYIQQADQKRNGAIVTFNDITELKKIQQELDTSNKMLNLAIDAAAMGIGSINIQTREFAPSQRFKEMFSFNADDQMTYEAVIKQIDPEYQSLVKGAIEDSLQHGAKCDVEFPIRGFHDKKLRWIKGVGNISYDIDGKPGYFTGVLHDITIHKQDELRKNDFIGMASHELKTPLTSLQAYIQMLAARAKKAEDTFAVNALAKASTQVKKMITLINGFLNASTFKAGKIYLNEQTFEINDLINEIAEDFLLTTTSHEISIMPGPVLSVYADRDKIGQVIYNFINNAVKYSPSGKKIKLICTESDGMAKVCVKDEGIGVNIYDQEKLFGRYFRVENEQTQQISGFGLGLYLSAEIIRRHNGEVWVESEIGKGAAFYFSLPLAYAKAD
- a CDS encoding response regulator, with amino-acid sequence MCQKILILDDDTSLLETLAILLEDNGYEVKALSSGEKVIESINEFNPGLVLMDVMLAGLDGLTICRTIKNHDGMRDLPVILISGHYDLERALSHQGAPNDFLAKPFDLDVLLTKIKQQLDKAI
- a CDS encoding phospho-sugar mutase, producing MQELDPAVLNKVNSWLQGSYDADVKQQIQKMLDEGAYTELTDSFYRDLEFGTGGLRGTMGPGSNRINKYTIGAATQGLANFLKKTYPGEKIKVAIAHDSRNNADLFSRITAEVFSANDIHVYFFKALRPTPELSFAVRLFGCKSGVMLTASHNPKEYNGYKAYGDDGGQFVFPADKAVMDEVAKISSIDEIKFTPIESNIEEIGEEVDQLYLDKITALSVSPEAIKRQKDLKIVYSPIHGTGITLVPRALKQFGFENVILVEEQITPDGNFPTVVYPNPEEKEALTLALKKAQEVDADLVLATDPDADRVGIAVKNTNNEFILLNGNQTGAMLINYLLTAWQEKGKLTGKEYIVKTIVTTNLIEAIAKAKNVKYYNTLTGFKYIGELMTKFEGKQTFIGGGEESYGYLIGELVRDKDAVVSSAFIAEMTAYYKDKGSSLFGALIDTYIEYGFYKEKLISITKKGKTGAEEIKEMMEKFRTNPPKTLGGSAVITLKDYEKGIETDLAAGTTSKLQLPVSDVLQFITADGSIISARPSGTEPKIKFYCSVNGKLASAAAYAETDKQLDAKIDGIIKDLGV
- a CDS encoding sensor histidine kinase, yielding MLSSSTTTYEEGRLAAVKSYNILDTAEEKDFDDLTVLASAICQTPIAFISLIDDKRQWFKSRKGITQTETPIELSICATTIVSDLDILIVEDARHDERFAKNPLVTGDTQMTFYAGVPLVNEDGFALGSLCVIDQHQKQLTNDQTTALKIIAKQIVDKLELRKKVIALEKIHQELIDSNLFIQKFAAMAAHDIKNPMTSILLTAQALQMRLKKIDDKSCERLIDLNITSTKCLMALLDDMIAYSKSPSLLLTQKQTVNLPEMMRKVIGMINVPDNFTIQVPAENRQLNISSIAIDQIFINLLTNAIRYNDKEQGVINIRFSEDKNNYLFEIEDNGIGVAMEYHEKIFNNNFTLKLSDRYNKKGSGIGLSTVKELVKALNGTITLKSEPGRGTTFYISLNKL